One part of the Bdellovibrio bacteriovorus genome encodes these proteins:
- a CDS encoding (2Fe-2S)-binding protein — protein sequence MGAKKKTEIICRCNNVSRETIEQAIKNGATTLNDIFDTTSAGVGPCGGSCRRKLGPLLDYYLKNGTFPDKITEDLTGKAPVPPKKDT from the coding sequence ATGGGCGCTAAGAAAAAGACCGAAATCATCTGCCGTTGCAATAACGTGAGTCGAGAGACCATTGAGCAGGCTATTAAAAACGGCGCCACGACCCTGAATGACATCTTCGACACCACGTCGGCCGGGGTTGGACCCTGCGGGGGGTCTTGCCGCCGCAAGCTGGGGCCTCTTTTGGATTATTATCTGAAAAATGGAACCTTCCCGGACAAGATCACCGAGGACCTGACCGGAAAAGCCCCGGTCCCCCCGAAAAAAGACACCTAG